A DNA window from Xiphias gladius isolate SHS-SW01 ecotype Sanya breed wild chromosome 3, ASM1685928v1, whole genome shotgun sequence contains the following coding sequences:
- the hsd3b7 gene encoding 3 beta-hydroxysteroid dehydrogenase type 7 isoform X2, translating to MSESRRGVVYLITGGCGFLGRHLLRVLLEKEDRLEEVRVFDKHTDPSLNGLSTERTKVVVIQGDITDYSSVLEASRGADVVIHTASLVDVWHRVPEAVIYSVNVTGTENVINACVEIGIQCLVYTSSMEVIGPNVDGDPFIRGNEDTPYHVRHTMAYPKSKAKAEKIVLEANGTKLKGGKCLYTCSLRPTGIYGNVAWMHILAARALRECPQTVGGEAFFCYDDSPYKSYEDFNMMFLSTFNFRRVRMPALVLWFLAMVNDLLRWILSPVYNYTPLLNRYTLAVASTSFTVGTDKALRYFQYRPLFDWDQCRARTQKWVDTFPLDLKDS from the exons ATGTCTGAAAGCCGGCGGGGTGTGGTGTATTTGATCACCGGAGGTTGCGGTTTCCTCGGCAGGCACCTGCTGAGGGTCCTGCTGGAGAAGGAGGACAGACTGGAGGAGGTCCGGGTGTTcgacaaacacacagaccccAGTTTAAATGGACTGAGCACAG AGCGGACAAAGGTGGTGGTCATTCAGGGGGATATCACAGACTACAGCAGTGTGTTAGAGGCCTCTCGTGGGGCTGACGTCGTCATCCACACAGCCAGCTTGGTGGACGTTTGGCACAGAGTCCCAGAAGCTGTCATCTACTCGGTCAACGTCACAG gAACGGAGAATGTGATCAATGCCTGTGTGGAGATTGGTATCCAGTGCCTGGTCTACACCAGCAGCATGGAAGTGATTGGTCCCAACGTCGACGGAGACCCCTTTATCAG AGGCAATGAAGACACACCTTACCATGTGAGACACACTATGGCCTATCCGAAGAGCAAGGCAAAGGCAGAGAAAATTGTGCTTGAAGCTAATGGCACAAAG TTAAAAGGTGGAAAGTGTTTATACACATGCTCTCTGAGGCCGACAGGGATCTACG GCAACGTGGCATGGATGCATATACTTGCTGCCCGAGCCCTGAGAGAGTGCCCACAGACGGTCGGAGGTGAGGCTTTCTTCTGCTACGATGACTCACCGTACAAGAGCTACGAGGATTTCAACATGATGTTCCTCTCCACATTTAACTTCCGAAGGGTCCGCATGCCCGCACTGGTGCTCTGGTTCCTGGCCATGGTTAATGACCTGCTCCGCTGGATACTGAGCCCCGTGTATAACTACACACCGTTGCTGAACCGTTACACCTTGGCCGTGGCCAGTACCTCCTTCACAGTGGGCACAGACAAAGCTCTACGTTACTTCCAGTACCGCCCCCTGTTTGACTGGGATCAGTGTCGAGCCCGCACACAGAAATGGGTTGACACATTCCCTCTAGATCTCAAAGACTCATAA
- the hsd3b7 gene encoding 3 beta-hydroxysteroid dehydrogenase type 7 isoform X3, with the protein MSESRRGVVYLITGGCGFLGRHLLRVLLEKEDRLEEVRVFDKHTDPSLNGLSTGTENVINACVEIGIQCLVYTSSMEVIGPNVDGDPFIRGNEDTPYHVRHTMAYPKSKAKAEKIVLEANGTKLKGGKCLYTCSLRPTGIYGEGHELIKDFYKLGVERGGLIIGGVPASTEHGRVYAGNVAWMHILAARALRECPQTVGGEAFFCYDDSPYKSYEDFNMMFLSTFNFRRVRMPALVLWFLAMVNDLLRWILSPVYNYTPLLNRYTLAVASTSFTVGTDKALRYFQYRPLFDWDQCRARTQKWVDTFPLDLKDS; encoded by the exons ATGTCTGAAAGCCGGCGGGGTGTGGTGTATTTGATCACCGGAGGTTGCGGTTTCCTCGGCAGGCACCTGCTGAGGGTCCTGCTGGAGAAGGAGGACAGACTGGAGGAGGTCCGGGTGTTcgacaaacacacagaccccAGTTTAAATGGACTGAGCACAG gAACGGAGAATGTGATCAATGCCTGTGTGGAGATTGGTATCCAGTGCCTGGTCTACACCAGCAGCATGGAAGTGATTGGTCCCAACGTCGACGGAGACCCCTTTATCAG AGGCAATGAAGACACACCTTACCATGTGAGACACACTATGGCCTATCCGAAGAGCAAGGCAAAGGCAGAGAAAATTGTGCTTGAAGCTAATGGCACAAAG TTAAAAGGTGGAAAGTGTTTATACACATGCTCTCTGAGGCCGACAGGGATCTACGGTGAGGGGCATGAGCTAATAAAGGACTTCTACAAACTGGGTGTCGAAAGGGGAGGGTTAATTATTGGAGGTGTCCCAGCTAGCACCGAACATGGGCGGGTGTATGCAG GCAACGTGGCATGGATGCATATACTTGCTGCCCGAGCCCTGAGAGAGTGCCCACAGACGGTCGGAGGTGAGGCTTTCTTCTGCTACGATGACTCACCGTACAAGAGCTACGAGGATTTCAACATGATGTTCCTCTCCACATTTAACTTCCGAAGGGTCCGCATGCCCGCACTGGTGCTCTGGTTCCTGGCCATGGTTAATGACCTGCTCCGCTGGATACTGAGCCCCGTGTATAACTACACACCGTTGCTGAACCGTTACACCTTGGCCGTGGCCAGTACCTCCTTCACAGTGGGCACAGACAAAGCTCTACGTTACTTCCAGTACCGCCCCCTGTTTGACTGGGATCAGTGTCGAGCCCGCACACAGAAATGGGTTGACACATTCCCTCTAGATCTCAAAGACTCATAA
- the hsd3b7 gene encoding 3 beta-hydroxysteroid dehydrogenase type 7 isoform X1, producing MSESRRGVVYLITGGCGFLGRHLLRVLLEKEDRLEEVRVFDKHTDPSLNGLSTERTKVVVIQGDITDYSSVLEASRGADVVIHTASLVDVWHRVPEAVIYSVNVTGTENVINACVEIGIQCLVYTSSMEVIGPNVDGDPFIRGNEDTPYHVRHTMAYPKSKAKAEKIVLEANGTKLKGGKCLYTCSLRPTGIYGEGHELIKDFYKLGVERGGLIIGGVPASTEHGRVYAGNVAWMHILAARALRECPQTVGGEAFFCYDDSPYKSYEDFNMMFLSTFNFRRVRMPALVLWFLAMVNDLLRWILSPVYNYTPLLNRYTLAVASTSFTVGTDKALRYFQYRPLFDWDQCRARTQKWVDTFPLDLKDS from the exons ATGTCTGAAAGCCGGCGGGGTGTGGTGTATTTGATCACCGGAGGTTGCGGTTTCCTCGGCAGGCACCTGCTGAGGGTCCTGCTGGAGAAGGAGGACAGACTGGAGGAGGTCCGGGTGTTcgacaaacacacagaccccAGTTTAAATGGACTGAGCACAG AGCGGACAAAGGTGGTGGTCATTCAGGGGGATATCACAGACTACAGCAGTGTGTTAGAGGCCTCTCGTGGGGCTGACGTCGTCATCCACACAGCCAGCTTGGTGGACGTTTGGCACAGAGTCCCAGAAGCTGTCATCTACTCGGTCAACGTCACAG gAACGGAGAATGTGATCAATGCCTGTGTGGAGATTGGTATCCAGTGCCTGGTCTACACCAGCAGCATGGAAGTGATTGGTCCCAACGTCGACGGAGACCCCTTTATCAG AGGCAATGAAGACACACCTTACCATGTGAGACACACTATGGCCTATCCGAAGAGCAAGGCAAAGGCAGAGAAAATTGTGCTTGAAGCTAATGGCACAAAG TTAAAAGGTGGAAAGTGTTTATACACATGCTCTCTGAGGCCGACAGGGATCTACGGTGAGGGGCATGAGCTAATAAAGGACTTCTACAAACTGGGTGTCGAAAGGGGAGGGTTAATTATTGGAGGTGTCCCAGCTAGCACCGAACATGGGCGGGTGTATGCAG GCAACGTGGCATGGATGCATATACTTGCTGCCCGAGCCCTGAGAGAGTGCCCACAGACGGTCGGAGGTGAGGCTTTCTTCTGCTACGATGACTCACCGTACAAGAGCTACGAGGATTTCAACATGATGTTCCTCTCCACATTTAACTTCCGAAGGGTCCGCATGCCCGCACTGGTGCTCTGGTTCCTGGCCATGGTTAATGACCTGCTCCGCTGGATACTGAGCCCCGTGTATAACTACACACCGTTGCTGAACCGTTACACCTTGGCCGTGGCCAGTACCTCCTTCACAGTGGGCACAGACAAAGCTCTACGTTACTTCCAGTACCGCCCCCTGTTTGACTGGGATCAGTGTCGAGCCCGCACACAGAAATGGGTTGACACATTCCCTCTAGATCTCAAAGACTCATAA